Genomic DNA from Alistipes sp. ZOR0009:
GATTCGCTGTATAGATGTTTGTAAGTCGTTTGATGGACGTGATGTTCTGAGCCATATCAACGTCGATTTCGAAAGAGGAAAAACAAACCTAATTATAGGGCAAAGCGGTTCGGGGAAAACGGTGCTGCTAAAAAGTATGGTCGGGTTGCACGAGGTAACCTCGGGCGAAATAATGTTTGGAGATGTTAGCTTCTCCTCGCTAACGAACGACCAAAGGCGCGACGAGCGCAAAAAAATTGGAATGATATTTCAGGGTGGTGCGCTTTTCGATTTTGCTACGGTGGAGGAGAATGTACTATTTCCGTTGGATATGTTTACCAGCATGTCGCCTGCCGAGAAGCGCGAGCGCGCCAACTTTTGCCTGCAGCGTGTCAATCTGGTAAATGTC
This window encodes:
- a CDS encoding ABC transporter ATP-binding protein, translating into MIRCIDVCKSFDGRDVLSHINVDFERGKTNLIIGQSGSGKTVLLKSMVGLHEVTSGEIMFGDVSFSSLTNDQRRDERKKIGMIFQGGALFDFATVEENVLFPLDMFTSMSPAEKRERANFCLQRVNLVNVNKLYPSQISGGMQKRVAIARAIALNPRYLFCDEPNSGLDPITAGVIDDLIKELTVEYDITTIINTHDMNSVMQIGDKVVFIYQGKKWWEGSREDILESENPELNNFVFASEMAQMVKKYHNKLKSK